A single genomic interval of Deltaproteobacteria bacterium harbors:
- a CDS encoding response regulator: protein MEEKATILIVDDRVSVHQTMSFILGAKGYGVTTAQDGPEAIGKVKETPFNIVFMDIKMPLMNGVETYRRMKEIRPETAVVMMTAYAVEDLVAEALAEGAYGVIYKPLDMEKVFAIIEQARAAQRGAFILLVDDDPGICATLKYVLLEKGYNVAIAHTGEEAVAMVKKRAHDIAFIDMKLPTINGLETYLAIRAIRPEVVAVMITAYRQEMADLVQEALNNDAYACLYKPFKMEDVIRLVDEILKTKHFTSLASPNIR from the coding sequence ATGGAAGAGAAAGCTACCATCCTGATCGTGGATGACAGGGTCAGCGTACATCAGACCATGTCCTTTATCCTGGGAGCGAAGGGCTATGGAGTAACCACCGCGCAGGATGGGCCTGAGGCCATAGGAAAGGTCAAAGAGACGCCCTTTAACATAGTCTTCATGGACATCAAGATGCCCCTCATGAACGGCGTGGAGACATACAGAAGAATGAAGGAGATCAGGCCAGAGACTGCGGTTGTGATGATGACCGCCTATGCCGTAGAGGACCTGGTTGCCGAGGCGCTGGCAGAAGGAGCCTACGGAGTCATTTACAAGCCTCTTGATATGGAAAAGGTGTTTGCAATCATCGAACAAGCAAGGGCCGCCCAGCGTGGGGCTTTCATTCTGCTGGTTGACGACGATCCAGGGATCTGTGCCACCTTGAAATATGTCTTGCTTGAGAAAGGCTACAATGTAGCCATCGCACATACTGGCGAAGAGGCTGTTGCCATGGTAAAGAAGAGGGCCCATGACATCGCCTTCATCGACATGAAGCTGCCAACCATCAATGGCCTGGAGACCTATCTGGCCATTAGAGCGATCAGGCCAGAGGTGGTGGCCGTCATGATCACTGCATACCGGCAGGAAATGGCCGACCTGGTGCAAGAGGCCCTGAACAATGATGCGTATGCTTGCCTTTACAAACCCTTTAAGATGGAAGACGTAATCAGGTTAGTCGATGAGATCCTGAAGACCAAACACTTCACCTCCCTTGCATCACCTAATATCCGGTAA